The following proteins come from a genomic window of Chryseobacterium glaciei:
- a CDS encoding Ca2+-dependent phosphoinositide-specific phospholipase C, translated as MKKIILSIFGLLSAMAIAQNKKEFSGYPKDLKINQIQVLGTHNSYAKPVDPKVIKLATGIMDKFKNSFFDNMSPDEKAKFQEYHPNGLDFSEALNYNHPDFNEQLNAGLRNLEIDVYYDPTGNRFNKPAAYEMLKKQGVTDLAPYSTEDLDKPGFKVMHIADIDFRTHYTTLKKALQALKDWSDKNPDHIPIFIQIEAKDSGMPILPNSAEVLKFDKKAFDDLDQEVLAVLGRKKIITPDDVKGKYKTLNEAVLHNNWPTVSDAKGKFVFILLPSSAGISNNESPYLAEHPGLKGRMMFIESTPGKDHSAFILYDNAIVRQNEIQKSVKEGYLVRTRSDIETYEAKVNDRTREKAAFSSGAQIVSTDFFKKGNTYGTDYYVTLPGGETARCNPSNSPENCKKK; from the coding sequence ATGAAAAAAATAATACTATCCATCTTCGGATTGCTATCAGCTATGGCTATAGCTCAAAATAAAAAAGAATTCAGCGGTTATCCGAAAGATTTAAAGATTAATCAGATTCAGGTCTTAGGAACTCACAACAGCTATGCAAAACCTGTAGACCCTAAAGTGATTAAACTAGCAACCGGTATCATGGACAAGTTCAAAAATTCATTTTTTGACAACATGTCGCCAGACGAAAAAGCAAAATTTCAGGAATATCACCCGAACGGATTAGATTTCTCCGAAGCACTGAACTACAATCACCCCGATTTTAATGAACAACTGAATGCAGGCTTAAGAAATCTCGAAATCGATGTGTATTACGATCCTACAGGAAACAGGTTCAACAAACCCGCAGCGTATGAAATGTTGAAAAAACAAGGTGTAACAGACCTTGCTCCTTATTCTACAGAAGATCTGGATAAACCAGGTTTTAAAGTAATGCATATTGCAGATATTGATTTTAGAACCCATTACACGACTTTAAAAAAGGCACTTCAGGCTTTAAAAGATTGGTCTGATAAAAACCCTGATCACATTCCGATCTTCATTCAAATTGAAGCCAAAGATTCAGGAATGCCTATTTTACCTAATTCTGCAGAAGTCTTGAAATTCGATAAAAAAGCATTTGATGATCTGGATCAGGAAGTACTTGCTGTTTTGGGAAGAAAAAAGATCATTACGCCGGATGATGTTAAAGGGAAATATAAAACGTTAAATGAAGCCGTTCTTCATAACAATTGGCCAACAGTGAGTGATGCAAAAGGAAAGTTTGTATTTATCCTCTTACCTTCCAGCGCAGGAATCAGCAATAACGAATCTCCTTATCTGGCAGAACATCCAGGTCTTAAAGGAAGAATGATGTTTATAGAATCTACACCCGGAAAAGATCACTCCGCTTTTATATTGTATGACAATGCCATCGTAAGACAGAATGAAATTCAAAAATCAGTAAAAGAAGGATATTTGGTAAGAACTCGATCTGATATAGAAACGTACGAAGCAAAAGTTAATGACAGAACAAGAGAAAAAGCTGCCTTTAGTAGTGGAGCACAAATCGTTTCCACGGATTTCTTCAAAAAAGGAAATACGTATGGAACAGATTATTATGTCACCTTACCCGGAGGCGAAACGGCAAGATGTAATCCTTCAAATTCTCCTGAAAACTGTAAGAAAAAATAG
- a CDS encoding MBL fold metallo-hydrolase: MKIVPLKEGNFSASKTKDFTLLTEENIADIKGIKMSVQPFLIITENDYILLDTGIGWKNEAGKTVISEIFERENITSDQITKVLLSHLHKDHIDGIIKNSESGYEASYPNAEIYIQKRELDFAMENNGNHSFDFDILEKLIQLPNIVWMNDDQGQINNEISFEVVGGHTPFMQVFWIKENGETAFYGADDLPQESYLKYHVAYKSDFDGKRASELRQKWEKEAIENHWTVLLYHDLDKAIVEF; encoded by the coding sequence ATGAAGATCGTACCACTAAAAGAAGGAAATTTTTCGGCAAGTAAAACTAAAGACTTTACCCTTTTAACAGAAGAAAATATTGCTGATATTAAAGGAATAAAAATGTCTGTACAGCCTTTTCTTATCATTACTGAAAATGATTATATCCTTTTAGATACTGGTATCGGATGGAAAAATGAAGCCGGAAAAACTGTTATTTCTGAAATTTTTGAGCGGGAAAATATTACTTCTGATCAGATTACAAAAGTTCTGCTTTCCCATCTTCATAAAGATCATATTGATGGCATTATAAAGAATTCGGAAAGCGGTTATGAGGCTAGCTATCCCAATGCAGAAATTTATATTCAAAAGCGCGAGCTAGATTTTGCAATGGAAAACAACGGCAATCATTCCTTTGATTTCGACATCTTAGAAAAGCTTATTCAATTGCCCAATATCGTTTGGATGAATGATGATCAAGGACAAATAAATAATGAAATTTCTTTTGAAGTTGTTGGTGGTCATACTCCATTTATGCAGGTTTTTTGGATCAAAGAAAATGGTGAAACTGCTTTTTATGGAGCAGACGATCTTCCTCAGGAATCTTATCTAAAATATCACGTTGCCTACAAAAGTGATTTTGATGGCAAAAGAGCAAGTGAATTGAGACAAAAATGGGAAAAAGAAGCCATAGAAAACCATTGGACAGTATTGCTTTATCATGATTTAGATAAAGCTATTGTGGAATTTTAA
- a CDS encoding helix-turn-helix transcriptional regulator, whose product MKNEKPEFNLEDLNQKFLAQDEIIALAKENSPRLLNKFRLAYPDFFDKISSIQPNLKNSELIFCIYLKLNLTTKEIATYTYVTPKAIQNRKNRIRKKLNIPSELDIYKWFNDI is encoded by the coding sequence ATGAAAAACGAAAAACCTGAGTTCAATTTAGAAGATTTAAATCAAAAATTCTTAGCTCAAGACGAAATCATTGCATTAGCTAAAGAAAATTCACCCCGTTTGTTAAATAAATTCAGATTGGCATATCCTGATTTTTTTGACAAAATATCTTCTATACAGCCTAATCTTAAAAATTCGGAACTTATTTTTTGTATTTATTTAAAGCTCAATCTTACAACCAAGGAAATTGCGACATACACTTATGTGACGCCAAAAGCAATTCAGAACCGAAAAAACCGAATAAGAAAGAAACTGAATATTCCTTCAGAATTGGATATTTATAAATGGTTTAATGATATTTAA
- a CDS encoding PPC domain-containing DNA-binding protein, giving the protein MNVSFFEGDLWTARKIENTYVVRLKNLTNMMDGLTDFALNQKINHGKIKGIGTLAEVTLSFFNPSIMKNFNIKFEEKISFSDIFGTVSELDGTPKFHLETTLKRENYTTLAGHLLDARIIGINEFFFYPLETEIIQFKSEMFGFN; this is encoded by the coding sequence ATGAATGTCAGTTTTTTTGAAGGTGATTTGTGGACCGCGCGGAAAATAGAAAATACATATGTTGTACGGTTAAAAAATCTTACAAATATGATGGATGGATTGACCGATTTTGCTCTAAATCAAAAAATTAACCACGGGAAAATAAAAGGAATCGGTACGTTAGCAGAAGTTACATTGAGTTTTTTTAATCCTTCAATAATGAAAAATTTCAATATAAAATTTGAAGAAAAGATAAGTTTTTCAGACATTTTTGGAACTGTTTCTGAACTTGACGGAACACCAAAATTTCACCTTGAAACAACCTTGAAAAGAGAAAATTACACAACTTTAGCCGGACATCTTTTGGACGCCAGAATAATTGGAATCAATGAGTTCTTTTTTTATCCTTTAGAAACGGAAATTATTCAATTTAAAAGTGAAATGTTTGGTTTTAATTAA
- a CDS encoding nucleoside triphosphate pyrophosphohydrolase family protein gives MEKIDSLNQVAEFHTTFKAPILDTPQIPSPERCNLRVELLQEELNELKQAIADNDIVEIADALCDLQYVLSGAVLEFGLGNKFVELFNEVQRSNMSKACDNEEQAQETVEFYKAKEVESFYEKSGEKFNVYRQADHKVLKNKYYSPADLKTIIEK, from the coding sequence ATGGAAAAAATTGACAGCCTGAACCAAGTAGCAGAATTCCACACAACTTTCAAAGCGCCTATTTTAGATACTCCACAAATTCCTTCTCCGGAAAGATGCAACCTTAGAGTTGAGCTTTTACAGGAAGAATTAAACGAATTAAAACAAGCGATTGCAGATAATGATATCGTAGAAATTGCAGATGCACTTTGTGATTTACAGTATGTTTTAAGTGGTGCGGTATTAGAATTCGGACTTGGCAACAAATTTGTAGAGCTATTCAACGAAGTTCAGCGTTCCAATATGTCTAAAGCTTGCGATAATGAAGAACAGGCACAGGAAACGGTTGAGTTTTATAAAGCAAAAGAAGTTGAATCTTTCTATGAAAAATCTGGTGAAAAATTCAATGTTTATAGACAGGCAGACCATAAAGTGTTGAAAAACAAATACTACTCTCCTGCCGATTTAAAAACAATTATCGAAAAATAA
- a CDS encoding TlpA family protein disulfide reductase, whose product MKKIITNVVTISCLVFATQQFSAQKVVVNREVETTKDGKMLLGTQTKDQFTKAPYADWYVKEHDEYAIDQKAISELRKDKINSYNILVFMGTWCEDSHRDFPRLMKILEEVKYPEGKLTIIAVNRKKESPSGDEGLYNIQKVPTIIVQKYGKEIGRIIEMPTTGYIERDLVEILKKDDKSVIKEIFKK is encoded by the coding sequence ATGAAAAAAATAATCACAAATGTTGTTACGATTTCATGCTTGGTTTTTGCAACTCAGCAGTTCAGCGCGCAAAAAGTAGTGGTGAACCGCGAAGTTGAAACTACTAAGGATGGAAAAATGCTTTTAGGAACCCAAACTAAAGATCAATTTACAAAAGCGCCTTACGCAGATTGGTATGTGAAAGAGCATGACGAATATGCGATTGATCAAAAGGCAATCAGTGAACTTAGAAAGGATAAAATAAATTCTTACAATATCTTAGTTTTCATGGGAACTTGGTGCGAGGACAGTCACAGAGATTTCCCAAGATTGATGAAGATTTTGGAAGAAGTGAAATATCCTGAAGGAAAATTAACCATTATTGCCGTAAATCGTAAAAAAGAATCGCCTTCTGGTGACGAAGGGCTTTATAATATTCAGAAAGTTCCTACAATTATTGTTCAAAAATATGGCAAGGAAATTGGAAGGATTATAGAAATGCCTACAACAGGTTATATTGAAAGAGATTTGGTTGAAATTTTAAAGAAAGATGACAAATCTGTAATAAAAGAAATATTTAAAAAATAG
- a CDS encoding DUF4230 domain-containing protein — MRNNRIILPFLAGIAIMLLLFFGLKSCLNLAGKTEKSDYYILTNQISKMNKMVVLEQDVSSMQKTKMGYEVFGSEVSSNSIITYTKTNAQVSYDLNKMKMEVDSINKKLIITELPNADIRITPSVEIQSLDDSFFNRISEKDIKNVTQKAKDVAIKSIDQNKLRNEGRQQLMENLNNIFVLAKALNYTIEDKTGQLGILGL; from the coding sequence TTGAGAAATAATAGAATCATATTACCCTTTTTGGCAGGAATTGCGATCATGTTACTTCTGTTCTTTGGTCTTAAATCTTGTCTAAACCTTGCCGGAAAAACGGAAAAATCAGATTATTATATTCTGACAAACCAGATTTCCAAAATGAATAAAATGGTTGTGTTGGAGCAGGATGTTTCTTCGATGCAGAAAACAAAGATGGGTTATGAAGTGTTCGGAAGCGAGGTTTCGAGCAACAGTATCATTACTTATACCAAGACCAATGCACAGGTTTCTTATGATCTGAACAAAATGAAAATGGAGGTTGATTCTATTAATAAAAAACTGATTATCACAGAATTACCTAATGCAGATATAAGGATTACTCCAAGTGTTGAAATACAGTCTCTTGACGACTCTTTTTTCAATAGAATCTCTGAGAAAGACATTAAAAATGTAACTCAAAAGGCAAAAGATGTTGCCATTAAATCTATTGATCAAAATAAGCTAAGAAACGAAGGACGTCAACAATTAATGGAAAATCTTAATAATATTTTCGTTTTGGCAAAGGCTTTGAATTATACTATAGAAGACAAAACCGGTCAACTAGGTATTTTAGGACTTTAA
- a CDS encoding dipeptidase, whose protein sequence is MNDLNIDLHCDLLYYLLRPDSKIDDKQVRCSLSYLKEGHVKLQIMAIYSATAKNSTAEGIKQSEIFANLLKSDDFFLFDTKNYNNIENQNRVGVLASIENGSSFCEKDTDLDIGFKNLETIIENTQKVLYIGITHHSENRFGGGNNSEVGLKDDGKILIDYLADKKIAIDLAHTSDQLAYDILNYIDQRNYKLSILASHSNYRNVYKNNRNLPDELVKELVKREGLIGLNFIKDYIDHHHPERFYEHIQYGLDLGAENCIAYGADFFFDDEHPDQSRYPFFFDEFKDATMYNSINKRLSENFSPEIMKKISHKNALDFIRRLWS, encoded by the coding sequence ATGAATGACTTAAATATCGACTTACACTGCGATTTATTATACTATTTATTAAGACCAGATTCAAAAATTGATGATAAACAAGTTAGATGCTCTTTATCTTATTTAAAAGAAGGCCATGTAAAGCTCCAGATAATGGCAATTTATTCTGCGACAGCAAAGAATAGTACGGCAGAAGGAATTAAACAAAGTGAAATTTTCGCAAATCTATTAAAAAGCGATGATTTTTTTCTTTTCGACACTAAGAATTACAACAATATTGAAAACCAAAATCGAGTAGGAGTTCTTGCTTCTATTGAAAATGGTTCGTCATTTTGTGAGAAAGATACTGATTTAGATATTGGATTTAAAAATCTTGAAACTATCATTGAAAATACTCAAAAAGTATTATATATAGGAATTACCCATCATTCTGAAAATCGTTTCGGAGGTGGAAATAATTCTGAAGTAGGTTTGAAAGATGACGGAAAAATTTTAATCGATTATCTTGCAGATAAGAAAATCGCAATTGATTTGGCTCATACAAGTGATCAATTAGCCTATGATATTCTTAATTATATTGATCAGAGAAATTACAAACTATCAATCCTTGCAAGTCATTCCAACTATAGAAACGTGTACAAAAATAACAGAAATCTTCCTGATGAATTGGTTAAAGAATTGGTTAAAAGAGAAGGGTTGATTGGACTTAACTTCATCAAAGATTATATTGACCATCACCATCCGGAAAGGTTTTACGAGCATATTCAGTACGGTTTGGACTTAGGTGCAGAAAATTGTATTGCGTATGGAGCAGACTTTTTCTTTGATGATGAGCATCCGGATCAATCTCGTTATCCTTTTTTCTTTGATGAATTTAAAGATGCAACAATGTACAATTCGATCAATAAAAGATTAAGTGAAAATTTTTCACCTGAGATTATGAAAAAAATCAGTCATAAAAATGCGCTGGATTTTATTAGAAGATTATGGAGTTAA
- the thrS gene encoding threonine--tRNA ligase, with product MIKITLPDNSVKEFEGAVTPLDVAKSISEGLARNTISAIVNNKQVEITTPITTDSTVQLLTWNDDLGKKAFWHSSAHLLAQAIMEFYPNAKLTIGPAIESGFYYDVDFGDENLSEKDFEKIEKKVLENAKKASTFSLYPVSKEEALKTYADNPYKVELISNLNDGEITFVTHDNFTDLCRGGHIPNTGIVKAMKILNAAGAYWRGSEKNPQLTRVYGISFPKQKELTEYLERLEEAKRRDHRKLGKELGIFAFSEKVGAGLPLWLPKGTALRRKLENFLSVAQKKGGYEFVMSPHIGSKELYVTSGHWDKYGADSFQPIKTPNEGEEFMLKPMNCPHHCEIYKTSQWSYRDLPKRYAEFGTVYRYEQSGELHGLTRVRGFTQDDAHLFCTPDQLSEEFEKVIDLTLYVFKSLGFEDFVTQVSLRDPDNKEKYIGSDENWEKAESAIINAAQKKGLKTVVEYGEAAFYGPKLDFMVKDALGRKWQLGTIQVDYNLPERFDLHYIGSDNEKHRPVMIHRAPFGSMERFIAILLENTAGDFPLWLSPEQFIILPISEKYADYAKKVSQFLENHDISGQIDNRNEKAGKKIRDAELNKTPFMLVIGENEERDGTISVRRRGEGDLGVMKMEDFVNYFKKEAAI from the coding sequence ATGATAAAAATTACACTTCCAGACAATAGTGTCAAAGAATTTGAAGGAGCAGTTACTCCTTTAGATGTGGCAAAATCTATAAGCGAGGGATTGGCTAGAAACACCATTTCCGCAATTGTTAATAACAAACAAGTAGAGATCACCACACCTATAACCACGGATTCTACGGTACAGTTGTTAACCTGGAATGACGATCTTGGAAAGAAAGCTTTCTGGCATTCTTCTGCCCACCTTTTGGCGCAGGCGATCATGGAATTTTATCCAAATGCTAAGTTAACAATCGGTCCTGCGATCGAAAGTGGCTTTTATTATGATGTAGATTTCGGAGACGAAAATTTATCTGAAAAAGATTTTGAGAAGATTGAAAAGAAAGTATTGGAAAATGCTAAAAAAGCTTCAACATTCTCATTATACCCTGTATCTAAAGAAGAAGCATTAAAAACATATGCAGATAATCCTTACAAAGTTGAGTTGATCTCTAATCTTAATGATGGAGAAATCACTTTTGTAACACACGATAACTTCACAGATTTATGTCGTGGAGGGCACATTCCTAATACAGGAATTGTGAAAGCAATGAAGATCTTAAATGCAGCTGGAGCTTATTGGCGAGGAAGTGAAAAAAATCCTCAATTAACAAGAGTTTATGGTATTTCTTTCCCTAAACAGAAAGAGCTTACAGAATATCTTGAAAGATTAGAAGAAGCTAAAAGAAGAGATCACAGAAAATTAGGTAAAGAGCTTGGAATTTTCGCTTTCTCTGAAAAAGTAGGTGCCGGTTTACCACTTTGGTTGCCAAAAGGAACTGCTTTAAGAAGAAAATTAGAAAATTTTCTTTCTGTTGCTCAGAAAAAAGGAGGGTACGAATTTGTAATGTCACCACATATCGGTTCAAAAGAATTGTATGTAACTTCTGGTCACTGGGATAAATATGGAGCAGATAGCTTTCAGCCGATCAAAACTCCGAATGAAGGAGAAGAATTCATGCTGAAGCCAATGAACTGCCCTCACCACTGTGAAATTTATAAAACTTCACAATGGAGCTATAGAGATCTTCCTAAGAGATATGCAGAATTCGGAACTGTTTACAGATATGAGCAAAGTGGAGAACTTCACGGATTAACTAGAGTTCGTGGATTTACTCAGGATGATGCTCACCTTTTCTGTACTCCGGATCAGCTTTCGGAAGAATTTGAAAAAGTAATTGATTTAACGCTTTACGTGTTTAAATCTTTAGGATTTGAAGATTTTGTAACTCAGGTTTCTTTAAGAGATCCTGATAACAAAGAAAAATATATCGGTTCTGATGAAAATTGGGAAAAAGCCGAAAGTGCAATCATCAACGCTGCTCAAAAGAAAGGTTTGAAAACTGTTGTTGAATATGGTGAAGCTGCATTCTACGGTCCTAAGTTAGATTTCATGGTGAAAGATGCTTTAGGAAGAAAATGGCAGTTGGGAACTATTCAGGTAGATTATAATTTACCGGAAAGATTTGATCTTCATTATATCGGAAGCGATAATGAAAAACACAGACCAGTAATGATCCACAGAGCACCATTTGGCTCTATGGAACGTTTTATCGCGATTTTATTAGAAAATACTGCAGGAGATTTCCCGTTATGGTTAAGCCCTGAGCAGTTCATAATTCTACCAATCAGTGAAAAATATGCAGATTATGCGAAAAAAGTTTCACAATTTTTAGAAAATCACGATATTAGCGGTCAGATTGATAACAGAAATGAGAAAGCGGGTAAAAAAATCCGTGATGCAGAATTAAACAAGACCCCATTCATGCTGGTTATAGGAGAAAATGAGGAAAGAGATGGCACGATTTCTGTGAGAAGACGTGGAGAAGGAGATCTTGGAGTGATGAAAATGGAAGATTTCGTCAATTATTTTAAAAAAGAAGCGGCAATATAA
- the infC gene encoding translation initiation factor IF-3 yields the protein MINDKIRVRELRLVGDNVEPGIYPIDKARQFAAEQELDLVVISDKAEPFIARILEYKKFLYEQKKKQKELKAKQVKVVVKEIRFGPQTDDHDYEFKRKHAEKFLEEGSKLKTYVFFKGRSIIFKDQGEILLLKLAQELEHVGKVDQLPKLEGKRMIMMMSPKKPAK from the coding sequence TTGATCAACGATAAAATTCGTGTGAGAGAGCTTCGTTTAGTGGGCGATAACGTAGAGCCGGGAATTTATCCAATTGATAAAGCAAGACAATTTGCTGCAGAGCAGGAATTGGATCTTGTGGTAATTTCTGATAAGGCAGAACCGTTTATTGCAAGAATATTAGAATACAAAAAATTCTTATATGAGCAAAAGAAAAAACAGAAAGAGCTTAAAGCTAAGCAAGTAAAAGTGGTAGTAAAGGAGATTCGTTTCGGACCTCAGACTGACGACCATGATTATGAGTTTAAGAGAAAGCACGCTGAAAAGTTCTTGGAAGAAGGTTCAAAATTGAAAACCTACGTATTTTTTAAAGGACGTTCGATTATCTTTAAAGATCAGGGAGAAATTTTGCTTCTAAAACTTGCTCAGGAATTAGAGCACGTTGGAAAAGTAGATCAGCTACCTAAACTTGAAGGAAAGAGAATGATTATGATGATGAGTCCTAAAAAACCAGCAAAATAA
- the rpmI gene encoding 50S ribosomal protein L35: MPKLKTKSGAKKRFKLTGTGKIKRKGAFKSHILTKKETKQKRNLTQTSYVAKVDEKSVKRQLAIQ; this comes from the coding sequence ATGCCAAAATTAAAAACGAAATCAGGTGCTAAGAAGCGTTTTAAACTTACCGGAACTGGTAAGATTAAAAGAAAAGGTGCTTTCAAAAGCCACATCTTGACAAAGAAAGAAACTAAGCAAAAGAGAAATCTTACGCAAACTTCTTATGTTGCAAAAGTGGACGAAAAAAGTGTTAAGCGTCAATTAGCAATTCAGTAG
- the rplT gene encoding 50S ribosomal protein L20 has translation MPRSVNAVASRARRKKIIKQAKGFFGRRKNVWTVAKNAVEKAMQYAYRGRKEKKRNFRSLWIMRINAGAREHGMSYSQFMGALKKNNIELNRKVLADLAMNYPEAFKAVVDQVK, from the coding sequence ATGCCTAGATCAGTAAATGCCGTAGCTTCAAGAGCTCGCAGAAAGAAAATTATTAAGCAAGCTAAAGGTTTTTTCGGTAGAAGAAAGAACGTTTGGACTGTAGCTAAAAATGCCGTGGAAAAAGCAATGCAATATGCTTACCGTGGTAGAAAAGAGAAAAAGAGAAATTTCAGATCACTTTGGATCATGCGTATCAACGCAGGAGCTAGAGAGCACGGAATGTCTTACTCTCAGTTTATGGGAGCTCTTAAAAAGAACAACATCGAGCTTAACAGAAAAGTTTTAGCTGACTTAGCTATGAACTATCCTGAAGCTTTCAAAGCTGTTGTAGATCAAGTAAAATAA
- a CDS encoding M28 family peptidase codes for MKKLSTLLLLSLVTCGLQAQSFIQAYQNRANLVTQTNITTNLQEFGNFGVKTTGSVANSNALNWIKNKYLSYGYTVSQMEEDPFTVGNLSSTNLIITKIGTVYPNKYVIICGHYDTIVGPGVSDNGSGTSIILEAARILKDVPTEYSVKFIHFSGEEQGLYGSDHYANNVVFKNGVRDLDVRLVFNIDQVGGKLSSPSNSIKCESDQAGQSGNNAASLSFTQQLAACTTLYSPLQTVMSNAYSSDYMPFEENGDIITGFYETPQSHNEHTVNDTFANVDPTYVFKVGKAAVGALQHFAVASTTVLGVNEATSQSSLESVKVYPNPAKDVLNVELPKKVKDFSLEITDVSGRTVFSVQNQTKINVSSLVNGTYLCTIKTDNESVTRKVIIEK; via the coding sequence GTGAAAAAATTATCTACTCTTCTACTCCTTTCGTTAGTAACTTGCGGTTTGCAGGCTCAAAGTTTTATTCAGGCTTATCAAAACAGAGCAAACTTGGTTACTCAAACGAATATTACGACAAACTTGCAGGAGTTTGGAAATTTTGGTGTAAAGACTACAGGTTCTGTAGCCAATTCCAATGCGCTTAACTGGATCAAGAATAAGTATCTGTCTTACGGTTACACGGTTAGTCAGATGGAAGAAGATCCTTTTACAGTAGGAAATTTAAGTTCTACAAACCTTATCATAACCAAAATAGGAACAGTTTATCCTAATAAATATGTAATCATTTGTGGGCATTATGATACAATCGTAGGACCTGGAGTAAGTGACAACGGAAGCGGAACTTCTATTATTTTGGAAGCGGCTAGAATTTTAAAAGATGTTCCTACGGAATATTCTGTGAAGTTCATCCATTTTTCAGGAGAAGAACAAGGACTTTATGGAAGTGACCATTACGCGAATAATGTTGTTTTCAAAAATGGGGTTCGTGATTTAGATGTAAGATTAGTTTTCAATATAGATCAGGTTGGAGGTAAATTATCGAGCCCGAGCAATTCAATAAAATGTGAAAGCGATCAGGCTGGTCAGTCTGGAAATAATGCTGCATCATTATCTTTTACACAGCAATTAGCGGCTTGTACTACTCTATATTCACCATTACAAACGGTGATGTCTAATGCTTATTCATCTGATTATATGCCTTTTGAAGAGAACGGAGATATCATTACAGGTTTCTACGAAACTCCACAAAGTCACAATGAACATACGGTAAATGATACTTTTGCCAATGTAGATCCTACTTATGTTTTTAAAGTTGGAAAAGCTGCTGTTGGTGCACTTCAGCATTTTGCGGTTGCTTCAACTACAGTTTTGGGCGTAAATGAAGCTACATCTCAAAGCTCTTTGGAGTCTGTAAAAGTATATCCAAATCCAGCAAAAGATGTTTTAAATGTTGAATTACCGAAAAAGGTGAAAGATTTTAGCCTTGAAATTACAGATGTAAGCGGACGCACCGTATTTTCAGTACAAAATCAAACAAAAATAAATGTTTCAAGCTTAGTTAATGGAACTTATTTATGTACTATAAAGACAGATAATGAGAGCGTTACAAGAAAAGTAATCATAGAAAAGTAA